One Deinococcus yavapaiensis KR-236 DNA segment encodes these proteins:
- a CDS encoding methyltransferase has protein sequence MPWNPDQYQQFGAQRAQPFHDLLNLLDVRPHLKVVDLGCGTGELTRLLADRLPDSDTLGIDASSEMLAKSHAFTRPGLRFERRDILELAGSFDVIFSNAALQWLPDHDALLARLWTHLAPRGQLAVQVPSNFDHPSHRLLNDTAREFADDLGGFTRLQSAPASRARPVASLTEYAERLFDLGGIDIVAFEKIYPVVLSDADGILAWTRGTALVPYLERLDDERKAAFEARYRERLWQQWPSGPVFYAFKRTLFTARKPA, from the coding sequence ATGCCTTGGAATCCCGATCAGTACCAACAGTTCGGCGCCCAGCGCGCCCAGCCTTTTCACGACCTTTTGAACCTCCTCGACGTCCGCCCGCACCTCAAGGTCGTCGACCTCGGATGCGGCACGGGCGAGCTCACCCGCCTGCTCGCCGACCGACTGCCCGACAGCGACACCCTCGGCATCGACGCGTCATCCGAGATGCTCGCCAAATCGCACGCCTTCACGCGGCCCGGCCTGCGCTTCGAACGGCGCGACATCCTCGAGCTCGCCGGAAGCTTCGACGTCATCTTCTCGAACGCCGCCCTGCAATGGCTTCCCGACCACGACGCCCTCCTGGCGCGCTTGTGGACACACCTCGCGCCGCGCGGACAACTCGCCGTACAAGTGCCGAGCAACTTCGACCACCCGTCCCATCGCCTCTTGAACGACACGGCCCGTGAATTCGCCGACGACCTCGGCGGGTTCACCCGCCTGCAAAGCGCGCCCGCCTCGCGCGCGCGCCCCGTGGCGAGCCTCACCGAGTACGCCGAGCGCCTCTTCGACCTCGGCGGGATCGACATCGTCGCGTTCGAGAAGATCTACCCGGTCGTGCTGAGCGACGCGGACGGAATCCTCGCTTGGACGCGAGGCACGGCCCTCGTACCGTACCTCGAACGACTCGACGACGAGCGCAAGGCCGCGTTCGAAGCGCGTTACCGCGAGAGGTTGTGGCAACAATGGCCGAGCGGGCCCGTCTTCTACGCCTTCAAGCGCACGTTGTTCACGGCCCGCAAACCCGCCTAA
- a CDS encoding alpha/beta hydrolase has protein sequence METFASFRVNGQRLVGIVHLPDGPAPSTGWPLVVMLHGFMGQRSEDGRLFTLASRFFAPRGLGSLRFDFRGCGDSDGEHEEVMMSRQVEDAVAACAYARAQPGVDAERVSLLGYSTGGLVAALSARQLRPHRLALWAPALPNDLLKLLPFGTLPSTIVDVAGQGVGRPFLAELPRLDPLEAVRVAGRDVHVFQGEKDERVARSSAEAYAMAAAAPLSLVPKVGHAFEKIPARDALYEGTLRFLQGR, from the coding sequence ATGGAAACGTTCGCGTCCTTCCGTGTGAACGGGCAGCGGCTCGTCGGTATCGTGCACCTTCCCGACGGGCCCGCGCCTTCGACGGGTTGGCCGCTCGTCGTGATGCTGCACGGCTTCATGGGGCAGCGCAGCGAGGACGGGCGGTTGTTCACCCTCGCCAGCCGGTTCTTCGCGCCGCGCGGCCTCGGCAGCTTGCGCTTCGACTTTCGAGGCTGCGGCGATTCGGACGGCGAGCACGAGGAGGTGATGATGTCCCGTCAAGTCGAAGATGCGGTCGCCGCCTGCGCGTACGCGCGCGCCCAACCGGGCGTGGACGCCGAGCGCGTGTCGCTCCTGGGGTATTCGACGGGCGGCCTCGTCGCGGCCTTGTCGGCGCGGCAACTGCGTCCGCACCGCCTCGCGTTGTGGGCGCCCGCCCTGCCGAACGACCTTTTGAAGCTCTTGCCGTTCGGAACGCTGCCGTCGACGATCGTGGACGTCGCCGGGCAAGGCGTCGGGCGTCCGTTTCTCGCCGAGCTGCCTCGCCTCGACCCGCTGGAGGCCGTGCGGGTCGCGGGACGGGACGTGCACGTCTTTCAAGGGGAGAAGGACGAGCGCGTCGCTCGGTCGAGCGCCGAGGCGTACGCGATGGCCGCGGCCGCGCCGCTCTCGCTCGTGCCGAAAGTCGGGCACGCCTTCGAGAAGATCCCGGCGCGCGACGCGTTGTACGAAGGTACGCTGCGATTTTTGCAAGGACGTTAG
- a CDS encoding alpha/beta hydrolase family protein: MEFQVSFVVGGQALYGLLYLPDAPRPPSGHPSVVLLHGYTGNRAGDHRLLPLLARRLSNLGVAALTFDFRGSGESQGDFAEMTVSRELEDVRAAFAFARAHPELDAKRVMLLGFSMGGMVAALAAAEVNAERLVLWAPASPELWLANMPTVDTLPEVIDVNGWPLGRAFLEELPIVNPVGTLTRFSGRVRVVHGEVDAAVPLAVGQAYAEASNAELVVIPGANHTFDSLEAVRALYEATASFLTQS, encoded by the coding sequence GTGGAATTCCAAGTTTCGTTCGTCGTGGGCGGTCAAGCTCTTTACGGCCTGCTGTACCTTCCGGACGCGCCGCGTCCGCCGAGCGGCCATCCGAGCGTGGTACTGCTGCACGGTTACACCGGCAACCGCGCCGGGGACCATCGTTTGCTGCCGTTGCTCGCCCGCCGCCTCTCGAACCTCGGCGTCGCCGCCCTCACCTTCGATTTTCGTGGCAGCGGCGAGTCGCAGGGTGACTTCGCCGAGATGACGGTGTCGCGCGAACTCGAGGACGTGCGCGCGGCGTTCGCGTTCGCGCGCGCCCATCCCGAACTCGACGCGAAGCGAGTCATGTTGCTGGGCTTTTCGATGGGCGGCATGGTCGCGGCGCTCGCCGCGGCCGAGGTGAACGCCGAGCGCCTCGTCTTGTGGGCGCCCGCCTCGCCGGAATTGTGGCTGGCGAACATGCCGACCGTGGACACGCTGCCCGAGGTGATCGACGTGAACGGCTGGCCGCTCGGCCGCGCCTTTTTGGAGGAGCTGCCGATCGTGAATCCGGTCGGGACCTTGACGCGCTTCTCGGGGCGCGTGCGCGTCGTGCACGGCGAGGTGGACGCGGCGGTGCCGCTCGCCGTGGGGCAGGCGTACGCCGAGGCGTCGAATGCCGAGTTGGTCGTGATTCCCGGCGCGAACCACACCTTCGATTCGTTGGAGGCCGTGCGGGCCTTGTACGAGGCGACGGCGTCCTTCTTGACTCAATCTTGA
- a CDS encoding AI-2E family transporter, which translates to MLQPDPLYRSLAKLVWLFFGVVLALWFLQTTLFVVLFTAATFVFALGLNAPVRWLERRRVPRGLATTLVVVIALLIAALVLWIALPRFVTEVSKLVTQLPAFVTGLANTLANLAGRVSPSLADEIRSSVSNVNADFVTQALPTLQTWLARVGSFTVSLVSGVGLLALLGVSVVFSVAQPRPLVRGLIAVFPPELRRPAMLALASSGQAVAGWLGSNLIVGAFQAVTVGIVLSLLGVPGALVWALLAFFSELVPRVGFYVMAVPPLLVALAVGPQTALWVGVFFLLLDTLTSNFVGPFVRADRMDLHPVSLLLALLAFGTAFGFAGAILATPVAGIIKAFYEAFVLRAERGDVPLELAVDVVLDGKPRTDAERALVKGAAT; encoded by the coding sequence ATGCTTCAACCCGACCCGCTGTACCGCTCGCTCGCGAAGCTCGTGTGGCTCTTCTTCGGGGTCGTGCTCGCCTTGTGGTTTTTGCAGACGACGTTGTTCGTGGTGCTGTTCACCGCCGCGACCTTCGTGTTCGCGCTGGGCCTCAACGCGCCCGTACGGTGGTTGGAGCGCCGCCGCGTGCCGCGCGGTCTCGCGACGACGCTCGTGGTGGTGATCGCGTTGCTGATCGCGGCGCTCGTGTTGTGGATCGCGTTGCCACGGTTCGTGACGGAGGTGTCGAAGCTCGTGACGCAACTGCCCGCGTTCGTCACGGGCCTCGCCAACACCCTCGCGAATCTCGCCGGGCGTGTCTCGCCGAGCCTCGCCGACGAGATTCGGTCGTCGGTGTCGAACGTCAACGCGGACTTCGTGACGCAAGCCTTGCCGACGTTGCAAACGTGGTTGGCGCGCGTCGGGTCGTTCACGGTGTCCCTCGTGAGCGGCGTCGGTTTGCTGGCGCTGCTCGGCGTGTCGGTGGTGTTCAGCGTGGCGCAACCGCGCCCCTTGGTGCGCGGTCTCATCGCGGTGTTCCCGCCGGAATTACGCCGTCCGGCGATGCTCGCGCTCGCGTCGAGCGGACAGGCCGTGGCGGGCTGGCTGGGGTCGAACCTCATCGTGGGCGCCTTTCAAGCGGTCACGGTCGGGATCGTGCTGAGCCTTCTCGGGGTGCCGGGCGCGCTCGTGTGGGCGTTGCTCGCGTTCTTCTCGGAGCTCGTGCCGCGCGTCGGCTTCTACGTCATGGCCGTTCCGCCGCTGCTCGTCGCGCTCGCCGTGGGACCGCAGACGGCGTTGTGGGTGGGCGTGTTCTTCTTGCTGCTCGACACCTTGACGTCGAACTTCGTGGGGCCGTTCGTGCGCGCCGACCGCATGGACTTGCATCCGGTGTCGTTGCTGCTGGCCTTGCTCGCGTTCGGCACGGCGTTCGGCTTCGCGGGCGCGATTCTCGCGACGCCCGTCGCGGGCATCATCAAGGCGTTCTACGAGGCGTTCGTGCTGCGCGCCGAGCGCGGCGACGTTCCGCTGGAGCTCGCCGTGGACGTCGTCCTTGACGGCAAGCCGCGCACCGACGCCGAGCGGGCGCTCGTGAAGGGCGCGGCCACGTAA